A region of Anticarsia gemmatalis isolate Benzon Research Colony breed Stoneville strain chromosome 10, ilAntGemm2 primary, whole genome shotgun sequence DNA encodes the following proteins:
- the LOC142976263 gene encoding uncharacterized protein LOC142976263 — protein MSLFPAYSREVTDNKLEFEVVCMEDSESGEHGSNVSPALEAQLLASDNDEERDATPRPPTRRPTLDTDEYYLDRKLDCGNLRVSTLYYPGRPQYETRRRSTLGGAAAARRRSRRRYFEAPRGADDTLALDAELADRTRAFRRALAAAPADEALWLKFIDFQERCRDAEAALAAADEAAQRSGGARVCAERHRLRARALPPQRCLELLRAELAAARDPPATLELWLRLLDALAQRGRGAELDAAAGAALAATRALPPAYPHVLYAYGGYLRAAGLWERLVMLLELVTSMNFPPDAFPPPPDSERLDAVERDLHETEDKLIASGLPLSTVWVRAERARAAAHWRAGPGAADPQRAPLPADVAELLRPALGPDAQALLLLTALRLAKVPLLPAAGYALAAADAARDARGDPHWAACGEALLALLRAARRLPPAHPARHGGASAARRLLALLVDPPHYFSDDTGYSRWVNALWEASWSWSAGVARVALTCWRLRWLHAQLLLLEPGAEVRRLRGEARAALKRCGATCGALPYVQFARLEATAAGAACGRRAALLALRSALREGEAPERLYAARVLREVCGARDAAPAWGTACAALGRPLPPDADLERAPPAELLAEALRECEERCTRLEERLNADDGAERATATGARLLAAMLPHDAEWAAARVRLAPAPRRAELRAAVLGAAGGARGAEAARYWEQSACALAAEAAREHRTCVVARDFAPLFPHNALLALASGGGPLWTLAASAAGAGGAGGARSHVGALARAWPALLRAAAADWRGGGAGGARGALLAALDELPAHKWVYVRGAAWCGAEAAALADVLLERELRAHALPDELRAPTA, from the exons ATGTCGTTATTTCCTGCTTACAGTCGAGAAGTGACTGACAATAAACTGGAATTCGAAG TGGTTTGTATGGAGGATAGTGAGTCCGGTGAACACGGTAGTAATGTGTCGCCGGCGCTGGAGGCGCAGTTGCTTGCCAGTGACAACGATGAAGAGCGCGACGCGACGCCGCGGCCGCCAACGCGTCGTCCGACGCTCGACACGGACGAGTACTACCTGGACCGCAAGCTTGACTGTGGCAACCTCAGGGTCTCCACACTCTACTACCCCGGCAGACCGCA GTATGAAACGCGACGTCGCAGTACGCTGGGCGGCGCGGCTGCGGCTCGCCGACGCTCGCGGCGTCGCTACTTCGAGGCGCCGCGGGGAGCCGACGACACGCTGGCGCTCGACGCGGAGCTCGCCGACCGCACGCGCGCCTTCCGACGGGCGctcgccgccgcgcccgccgacGAGGCGCTCTGGCTCAAATTCATAGACTTCCAA GAGCGGTGCCGCGACGCGGaggcggcgctggcggcggccGACGAGGCGGCGCAGCGCTCGGGCGGCGCGCGCGTGTGCGCCGAGCGGCACCGGCTGCGCGCGCGCGCGCTGCCGCCGCAGCGCTGCCTGGAGCTGCTGCGCGCAGAGCTGGCGGCGGCGCGCGACCCGCCCGCCACGCTGGAGCTGTGGCTGCGCCTGCTGGACGCGCTGGCGCAGCGCGGCCGCGGCGCCGAGCTGGACGCGGCCGCGGGCGCCGCGCTGGCCGCCACGCGCGCGCTGCCGCCCGCCTACCCGCACGTGCTCTACGCCTACG GAGGATACCTCCGCGCGGCGGGGCTGTGGGAGCGGCTGGTGATGCTGCTGGAGCTGGTGACGTCCATGAACTTCCCGCCGGACGCGTTTCCGCCGCCGCCGGACTCCGAGCGCCTCGACGCGGTCGAGCGGGACCTGCACGAGACCGAGGATAAG CTGATCGCCAGCGGCCTGCCGCTGAGCACGGTGTGGGTGCGCGCGGAGCGGGCGCGCGCCGCGGCGCACTGGCGGGCCGGGCCCGGCGCCGCCGACCCGCAGCGCGCGCCGCTGCCGGCCGACGTGGCCGAGCTGCTGCGGCCCGCGCTCGGGCCCGACGCGCAGGCGCTGCTGCTGCTCACCGCGCTGCGCCTGGCCAAGGTGCCGCTGCTGCCCGCCGCCGGCTACGCACTGGCCGCGGCCGACGCGGCGCGCGACGCCCGCGGCGACCCGCACTGGGCCGCCTGCGGCGAGGCGCTGCTGGCGCTGCTGCGCGCGGCGCGCCGCCTGCCCCCGGCGCACCCGGCTAGACACGGCGGCGCTTCCGCCGCCCGCCGGCTGCTGGCGTTGCTCGTCGACCCGCCGCACTACTTCTCCGACGACACCG GGTATTCGCGCTGGGTGAACGCGCTGTGGGAGGCGAGCTGGTCGTGGAGCGCGGGCGTGGCGCGCGTGGCGCTGACGTGCTGGCGGCTGCGCTGGCTGCACGCGCAGCTGCTGCTGCTGGAGCCGGGCGCGGAGGTGCGGCGGCTGCGGGGCGAGGCGCGCGCCGCCCTCAAGCGCTGCGGGGCGACGTGTGGCGCGCTGCCGTACGTGCAGTTTGCGCGGCTCGAGGCCaccgcggcgggcgcggcgtgcgggcggcgcgcggcgctgCTGGCGCTGCGCAGCGCGCTGCGGGAGGGCGAGGCGCCGGAGCGTCTGTACGCGGCGCGCGTGCTGCGCGAGGTGTGCGGGGCGCGAGACGCGGCGCCGGCGTGGGGTACGGCGTGCGCCGCTCTGGGCCGTCCGCTGCCGCCCGACGCGGACCTGgagcgcgcgccgcccgccgagCTCCTCGCCGAGGCGTTACGCGAG TGCGAGGAGCGGTGCACGCGGCTAGAGGAGCGTCTGAACGCCGACGACGGCGCCGAGCGGGCGACGGCGACGGGCGCGCGCCTGCTGGCCGCCATGCTGCCGCACGACGCCGAGTGGGCCGCGGCGCGCGTGCGCCtggcgccggcgccgcgccgcgccgagcTGCGCGCGGCCGTGCTGGGGGCCGccggcggggcgcggggcgcggaGGCGGCGCGCTACTGGGAGCAGAGCGCGTGCGCGCTGGCGGCGGAGGCGGCGCGCGAGCACCGCACGTGCGTGGTGGCGCGCGACTTCGCGCCGCTGTTCCCGCACAACGCGCTGCTCGCCCTCG CTAGCGGCGGCGGGCCCCTGTGGACGCTGGCGGcgagcgcggcgggcgcgggcggcgcggggggcgcgcGCTCGCACGTGGGCGCGCTGGCGCGGGCGTGGCCGGCGCTGctgcgcgccgccgccgccgactgg cgcggcggcggcgcgggcggggcgCGCGGCGCGCTGCTGGCGGCGCTGGACGAGCTGCCGGCGCACAAGTGGGTGTACGTGCGCGGCGCGGCGTGGTGCGGCGCGGAGGCGGCCGCGCTCGCCGACGTGCTGCTGGAGCGCGAGCTGCGCGCGCACGCGCTGCCGGACGAGCTGCGCGCGCCGACCGCGTAG